In one window of Osmia lignaria lignaria isolate PbOS001 chromosome 11, iyOsmLign1, whole genome shotgun sequence DNA:
- the HtrA2 gene encoding HTRA2-related serine protease: MAVPLTRFSWSVLKKNQLQYKQLLALSYPAQFTYSYRHSFSHEKNFQTFDNTVKNVLLCTVFFSGFGYILYKWKDNCQNRVSSWMNSMFTIHAKSVAWDGSNNRNKYNFIADVVEISAPSVVHIEIQNSKTFDIPTGKPFKISNGSGFIVKSDGLILTNAHVVTNKPNTTVKVRLHDGSNYVGVVEDIDMHCDLATVRINQTNLPAMKLGSSQSLRPGEFVVAIGSPLTLSNTITSGVISSVHRDSKELGLYNKHMGYVQTDAAITFGNSGGPLVNLDGEAIGVNAMKVTSGISFAIPIDYAKEFLKKADMRRSKSGIKTMAEEYKAKYIGVTLLTLTPDLFYELQKKLKGIPDNIRHGVLIYKVIVGSPAHLGGLQPGDIVTHVNEEPVMTSASIYKAIETSKVLRLIVIRGYQVLHLRIEPEEL, encoded by the exons ATGGCTGTTCCCTTAACGCGTTTTTCTTGGAgcgttttgaaaaaaaatcagtTACAGTATAAACAATTATTAGCACTTTCATATCCAGCTCAATTTACGTATTCGTATAGGCATTCTTTTTCACACGAgaagaattttcaaacttttgaCAATACCGTTAAAAATGTCTTGCTCTGTACCGTTTTCTTCTCCGGTTTTggttatattttgtataaatggAAAGACAATTGTCAGAACCGAGTTAGCAGCTGGATGAATTCTATGTTTACAATACATGCTAAATCAGTTGCTTGGGATGGAAGTAATAACCGGAATAAGTACAATTTCATAGCTGATGTAGTAGAGATCTCAGCTCCTTCGGTAGTTCACATTGAAATTCAGAATAGTAAAAC GTTTGATATTCCTACAGGGAAACCGTTCAAAATAAGTAATGGATCCGGTTTCATTGTTAAATCTGATGGATTAATATTAACAAATGCTCATGTTGTAACTAATAAGCCTAATACCACTGTTAAG GTAAGGCTTCATGATGGAAGtaattatgttggtgtggtagAGGACATTGATATGCACTGTGATCTTGCAACTGTGCGAATTAATCAG aCTAATTTGCCAGCAATGAAGCTTGGCAGTTCCCAAAGTCTTAGGCCAGGAGAATTTGTAGTTGCCATTGGATCACCATTAACTTTAAGCAATACAATAACAAGCGGAGTAATAAGTAGTGTACACAGAGATAGTAAAGAACTTGGCCTGTATAACAAGCATATGGGTTATGTCCAAACAGATGCTGCAATCACT TTTGGTAACTCAGGTGGTCCATTAGTTAATTTGGACGGTGAAGCAATTGGGGTAAATGCAATGAAAGTAACATCCGGTATTTCCTTTGCAATACCTATTGATTATGCTAAAGAATTCTTAAAGAAAGCTGATATGCGCAGAAGCAAATCAG GTATAAAAACCATGGCAGAAGAATACAAGGCGAAATATATTGGAGTCACGCTGCTTACTCTAACACCCGATCTGTTTTACgaattgcaaaagaaattaaaaggaaTTCCAGATAACATCAGACACGGGGTTCTTATTTACAAAGTAATCGTGGGATCACCGGCTCATCT GGGAGGTTTACAACCAGGTGATATTGTTACTCACGTGAACGAGGAACCAGTGATGACTTCTGCCAGCATCTACAAGGCGATAGAAACGTCCAAAGTCTTGAGATTGATAGTGATCAGAGGATATCAAGTGTTACATCTGAGAATCGAGCCAGAAGAACTGTAA